One stretch of Acidobacteriota bacterium DNA includes these proteins:
- a CDS encoding DUF6754 domain-containing protein — MSSGKVKTRGWILASLLVLTILFNVSLSGTCAAQTDLAPPGEAALDDSTDIIIAEPVTSVIASDHKYDDGEMIDLGWVPSIDDQLLGGTVKGYRVYRIVNDGAPDIVAELPPRSYLFLDQSAHRDSSYVYYVSAVTSNAEFASLRTAPISPGREWINYEKKYLFLIALIIGGSVVFFIETARRGKKLFVRKIAGLEAVDDAVGRATEMGRPILFVPGILDMNDVQTLAGLTILGRVSRVIADYDTQIFMPVSRSLVMTAARETIKASYQSAGRPEKYSDDMVSYVTDEQFGYVAAVDGIMVREKPATVFLLGAFFAESLILAETGNYIGAIQIAGTARPAQLPFFIAACDFTLIGEELFAASAYLSNEPKALGSLKGQDVGKAIAMVTIFVGVIGITIDLAWNVQSMHWLVGTLNDIFSTR, encoded by the coding sequence GTGTCGTCCGGCAAGGTCAAAACCCGGGGATGGATTCTCGCCTCTCTTCTTGTTCTGACCATTCTGTTCAACGTGTCACTCTCGGGCACGTGCGCCGCGCAAACTGATCTGGCGCCGCCGGGTGAAGCCGCCCTGGATGATTCCACCGATATCATTATAGCCGAACCGGTTACGTCGGTAATTGCCTCCGATCACAAGTATGACGACGGCGAGATGATCGATCTTGGATGGGTTCCCTCCATCGACGACCAGTTGCTCGGGGGGACGGTCAAGGGGTACCGCGTCTATCGAATCGTCAACGACGGCGCCCCGGATATTGTGGCCGAACTGCCGCCGCGGTCCTACCTTTTCCTGGATCAGTCCGCCCACCGCGACAGCAGCTACGTCTACTACGTTTCGGCCGTGACGTCGAACGCTGAGTTCGCCTCCCTCAGGACGGCCCCGATCTCACCCGGGCGTGAATGGATAAATTACGAGAAGAAATACCTGTTTTTGATTGCGCTCATTATCGGCGGCTCGGTGGTCTTTTTCATTGAGACGGCGCGCCGGGGGAAAAAGCTGTTCGTGCGTAAAATCGCCGGGCTGGAGGCCGTTGACGACGCCGTGGGCAGGGCCACCGAGATGGGGCGGCCCATTCTTTTTGTCCCCGGCATTCTGGATATGAACGACGTGCAGACGCTGGCCGGGCTGACCATTCTCGGTCGCGTCTCGAGAGTCATTGCCGACTACGATACGCAGATATTCATGCCCGTTTCGCGATCGCTTGTCATGACGGCGGCGAGAGAAACGATCAAGGCGTCATATCAGTCGGCCGGCCGACCGGAGAAGTACAGCGACGACATGGTCAGCTACGTTACCGACGAACAGTTCGGTTACGTGGCGGCGGTCGACGGTATCATGGTCCGCGAGAAGCCGGCCACGGTGTTCCTGCTCGGCGCCTTCTTTGCCGAGTCACTGATTCTGGCCGAGACGGGCAACTACATCGGCGCCATTCAGATTGCCGGCACCGCCCGCCCGGCGCAGTTGCCCTTCTTCATCGCTGCCTGCGACTTCACGCTGATCGGTGAAGAACTGTTCGCGGCCTCGGCCTATCTTTCCAATGAGCCCAAGGCCCTTGGCTCGCTCAAGGGGCAGGACGTGGGCAAGGCGATAGCGATGGTGACCATCTTTGTCGGCGTGATCGGCATTACGATTGACCTGGCGTGGAACGTCCAGTCCATGCATTGGCTGGTCGGAACCTTGAACGACATCTTCTCTACCAGGTGA
- a CDS encoding DUF6754 domain-containing protein, with protein MKHKLILGAVVLIVCLGQAAAQEPAATVDSLLVDAALLPAAVTDLTVSDKDNDHGHAIVLNWKPSVDDLADTTGAGTVIGYTVYRWVPFLMHSVDSLRAELAGIRMTLAAYEAGLPQAREALRQLRADQVSLDSLPFQVARPVDDTTFVLNRDFVDRGLTDTIRIMSAGIGPLDDSIRPTEQKIRDMSDQLPAAHAAYPNGGTWDSIGVAAPGATQFENSGSKDKFSGDFLPDFSDYYYRVQAWTTDPAVSSLSQVVGPVQSYGQWFNTGRYPVFVAVIIFAILTVYFVSRARRGAKLYVRPLAGIEAVDDAIGRATEMGRPILYVLGLGTAADIATIASFTILGRVAKRVAEYQTSLIVPTYEPIVMSVAQEVVKSAYLDAGRPDDYDENTVFFVTNLQFAYVAAVNGIMLRQLPATNVYMGKFFAESLILAETGALAGSIQIAGTDEIAQIPFFIVACDYTLIGEELYAASAYLGREPILLGSLKAQDWAKAAVIFLALAGLVASNLDWTAFTALFHVSN; from the coding sequence ATGAAACATAAACTGATTTTGGGTGCGGTGGTCCTGATTGTATGCCTCGGGCAGGCGGCGGCACAAGAGCCGGCGGCGACAGTGGATAGCCTTCTCGTCGATGCGGCCTTGCTGCCTGCTGCGGTGACCGACCTGACGGTCTCCGATAAGGACAACGATCACGGCCATGCCATCGTCCTGAACTGGAAACCGTCGGTCGATGATCTTGCGGATACGACCGGCGCGGGCACCGTGATTGGATACACGGTCTACCGCTGGGTTCCCTTCCTGATGCACAGCGTGGACTCACTGCGCGCGGAGTTGGCCGGGATTCGAATGACCCTGGCAGCGTACGAGGCGGGTCTGCCGCAGGCACGGGAAGCCCTTCGACAATTGCGGGCGGACCAGGTGAGCCTGGACTCGCTGCCGTTTCAGGTGGCCCGGCCGGTTGACGATACGACGTTCGTGCTGAATCGCGATTTCGTTGACCGGGGCCTGACGGACACGATCCGCATCATGTCCGCCGGGATAGGGCCGCTCGACGACAGTATCCGGCCGACTGAACAGAAGATCCGGGACATGAGCGATCAACTTCCCGCCGCCCATGCCGCGTACCCCAACGGCGGGACCTGGGATTCGATCGGCGTGGCGGCCCCCGGGGCGACCCAGTTCGAGAACTCGGGTTCCAAGGACAAGTTCTCGGGCGATTTCCTTCCGGACTTCTCCGACTACTACTACCGCGTCCAGGCGTGGACGACGGACCCGGCTGTCAGCAGCCTCTCGCAGGTTGTGGGGCCCGTCCAGAGTTACGGGCAGTGGTTCAACACCGGCAGGTATCCGGTCTTTGTGGCCGTTATCATATTCGCTATTCTGACGGTGTACTTCGTCAGCCGGGCGCGCAGAGGCGCCAAGTTGTACGTGCGACCGCTTGCGGGGATTGAGGCGGTGGACGATGCCATCGGCCGGGCGACGGAGATGGGTCGTCCGATTCTATACGTGCTCGGCCTCGGCACGGCGGCCGACATCGCCACCATCGCTTCGTTCACTATCCTCGGCAGAGTGGCCAAGCGTGTCGCGGAATACCAGACGTCGCTGATTGTTCCCACGTATGAGCCGATCGTGATGTCCGTGGCGCAGGAGGTGGTCAAGTCCGCGTACCTTGATGCCGGCCGGCCGGATGATTATGACGAGAACACGGTTTTCTTCGTGACTAACCTTCAGTTCGCATACGTGGCGGCGGTCAACGGCATCATGCTGCGGCAGTTGCCGGCCACCAATGTATACATGGGCAAGTTCTTCGCCGAATCGCTCATCCTGGCCGAGACGGGTGCGCTGGCCGGTTCCATTCAGATAGCCGGCACCGATGAAATCGCGCAGATTCCGTTCTTTATCGTGGCCTGCGACTACACGCTGATCGGTGAAGAGCTGTATGCCGCCTCGGCGTACCTCGGGCGCGAGCCGATCCTTCTGGGCTCACTGAAGGCTCAGGACTGGGCTAAAGCGGCGGTCATTTTCCTGGCCCTTGCCGGGCTGGTCGCGTCCAACCTTGACTGGACGGCCTTCACAGCGCTGTTCCACGTGTCCAATTGA
- the ppdK gene encoding pyruvate, phosphate dikinase translates to MAQKKAPRAKKAVSKSPSRKPSTKKAAAGAGQAEFSGKYYYFFGGGKAEGSADMRDLLGGKGANLAEMTNAGVPVPAGFTLTTGVCHIYYEKGMRVPKSIDQQLESFVDRVEQAAGRKFGDPDNPLLVSVRSGARFSMPGMMDTILNLGLNEQTLKGLAIKTGDERFALDNYRRFIQMFGNVVLGIDRNIFEDVITKKKKDRRIKQDSSLQVNDLKDIVRRFKQIVRRKSGEPFPEDPWMQLRMARDAVFRSWNTPRAISYRRLNDIPGDLGTAVNVQAMVFGNMGNDSGTGVGFTRNPATGDNEFYGEYLLNAQGEDIVAGVRTPQPIYDLNNDMPAIYKQLRGITAKLEKHYRDVQDFEFTIEKGKLYMLQTRAGKRTVQAAIKIAVDMVKEGLISKEEALMRIDPLSVDQVLHPTLDPDADFNVITTGLGASPGAASGKVYFTAEDAVKHGAKASVILVREETNPDDIEGMYASAGILTSRGGMTSHAAVVARGMGKSCVSGAEAIRVSAAKKQFQVGRLTIKEGEIITLNGSTGEVIIGEVSTVEPKLSGEFSELMSWADEVRRLKVRANADIPRDARQALEFGAEGIGLCRTEHMFFADDRIPIVQQMILADTPEERQAALDKLLPMQKKDFKGLFDVMQGLPVTIRTLDPPLHEFLPTKEEIEAKIEALDRKSDGYEEDLEALQKTIKRIDELKEINPMLGHRGCRLGIVYPEITEMQVRAIVEAAVDLHKHKKKVILEIMIPLVGHVNEFRNQRELAVRVANEVITKTRAKGLQYSVGTMIEIPRAALTADEIASEAEFFSFGTNDLTQMAMGFSRDDAGKFLRHYLDKKILPQDPFVSIDRAGVGQLIVMGTQKGRAARPDLKVGICGEHGGDPDSIEFCHEVGLDYVSCSPYRVPIARLAAAQAAVRAASAAAEKTSPGKTRSKSSRKR, encoded by the coding sequence ATGGCGCAGAAGAAAGCACCCCGAGCCAAAAAGGCCGTTTCGAAATCTCCAAGCAGGAAGCCGTCCACCAAGAAGGCTGCAGCCGGCGCCGGTCAGGCGGAATTCTCCGGCAAGTACTACTACTTCTTCGGAGGGGGCAAGGCGGAAGGGTCGGCCGATATGCGCGACCTGCTCGGCGGTAAAGGAGCCAACCTCGCGGAGATGACCAACGCGGGAGTGCCTGTGCCGGCCGGGTTCACCTTAACCACCGGCGTTTGCCATATCTATTACGAGAAAGGCATGCGCGTTCCCAAAAGCATTGACCAACAGCTTGAGTCGTTCGTGGACAGGGTGGAGCAGGCGGCCGGACGGAAATTCGGAGATCCGGATAACCCGCTTCTGGTCTCGGTCCGTTCAGGGGCCAGGTTCTCCATGCCGGGCATGATGGATACGATCCTCAATCTGGGCCTTAACGAGCAGACCCTGAAGGGGCTGGCGATCAAAACCGGTGACGAACGTTTTGCGCTCGACAATTACCGTCGCTTTATCCAGATGTTCGGCAACGTCGTACTGGGTATCGACAGGAATATCTTCGAGGACGTCATTACCAAGAAGAAGAAGGACCGGCGCATCAAGCAGGACAGTTCCCTGCAGGTCAATGACCTGAAAGATATCGTCCGGCGATTCAAGCAGATCGTTCGGCGGAAGTCCGGCGAACCGTTCCCCGAGGATCCCTGGATGCAACTGCGCATGGCCCGGGACGCCGTGTTCCGCAGCTGGAACACCCCCCGCGCCATCAGCTATCGGCGGCTTAACGATATCCCCGGCGATCTGGGGACGGCAGTAAACGTGCAGGCGATGGTGTTCGGCAACATGGGCAACGATTCCGGCACCGGGGTCGGCTTTACGCGTAATCCTGCGACCGGCGATAACGAGTTCTACGGTGAGTATCTGCTCAACGCCCAGGGTGAGGACATCGTGGCCGGAGTGCGGACTCCTCAGCCCATCTACGATCTTAATAATGATATGCCGGCGATATACAAACAGCTCCGTGGCATTACCGCCAAGCTGGAGAAACATTACCGCGACGTTCAGGACTTTGAGTTCACGATCGAGAAGGGTAAGCTGTACATGCTGCAAACCCGGGCGGGCAAGCGCACAGTACAGGCAGCCATCAAGATTGCGGTCGACATGGTCAAGGAAGGATTGATCTCAAAAGAAGAGGCTCTCATGCGGATCGATCCGCTGTCCGTCGATCAAGTGCTGCACCCGACGCTCGACCCGGATGCCGACTTTAACGTCATTACCACCGGGCTGGGAGCGTCACCCGGCGCCGCTTCCGGAAAGGTCTATTTCACGGCCGAAGATGCCGTCAAGCACGGAGCCAAGGCGTCCGTCATCCTGGTGCGCGAGGAGACCAACCCGGATGATATCGAAGGCATGTACGCCTCGGCGGGAATTCTGACGTCCCGGGGAGGAATGACGTCGCACGCCGCGGTCGTGGCGCGCGGGATGGGCAAGTCCTGCGTGAGCGGGGCGGAGGCGATCAGGGTGAGCGCCGCCAAGAAACAGTTCCAGGTCGGCAGACTGACGATAAAGGAAGGGGAGATAATCACGCTGAACGGCTCCACCGGCGAGGTGATCATCGGCGAGGTCTCGACCGTCGAGCCCAAACTCTCCGGCGAATTCTCCGAGCTGATGAGTTGGGCGGATGAAGTCCGTCGCCTCAAAGTGCGCGCCAACGCCGATATTCCACGTGACGCCCGGCAGGCTCTCGAGTTCGGAGCGGAGGGTATCGGGCTGTGCCGGACGGAGCACATGTTCTTTGCCGACGACCGGATTCCGATCGTGCAGCAGATGATTCTGGCTGATACGCCCGAGGAACGGCAAGCGGCTCTTGACAAGCTGCTGCCCATGCAGAAAAAGGACTTCAAGGGCCTGTTTGACGTGATGCAGGGCCTGCCGGTGACTATCCGCACCCTTGACCCGCCGTTGCATGAGTTCCTGCCGACCAAGGAGGAGATCGAAGCCAAGATTGAAGCCCTCGATCGCAAGAGCGACGGGTACGAGGAGGACCTGGAGGCGCTTCAGAAGACGATAAAGCGCATCGACGAGCTGAAGGAAATCAATCCCATGCTCGGCCACCGCGGATGCCGGCTGGGTATTGTCTATCCGGAGATCACCGAGATGCAGGTCCGAGCCATCGTAGAAGCGGCCGTCGACCTTCACAAGCACAAGAAGAAAGTCATTCTGGAGATCATGATTCCCCTGGTCGGGCACGTCAACGAGTTCAGGAACCAGAGGGAGTTGGCGGTGCGCGTAGCTAACGAAGTGATCACCAAGACGCGGGCGAAAGGGTTGCAGTATTCCGTGGGTACCATGATCGAGATTCCACGGGCCGCTTTGACGGCCGACGAGATCGCCAGCGAAGCCGAATTCTTTAGTTTCGGCACCAACGACCTGACGCAAATGGCCATGGGATTTTCTCGTGATGACGCGGGCAAATTCCTGCGGCACTACCTGGACAAGAAAATCCTGCCTCAGGATCCTTTCGTGTCCATTGACCGGGCCGGTGTGGGTCAGTTGATTGTGATGGGCACCCAGAAAGGTCGCGCGGCCCGCCCGGATCTCAAGGTGGGTATCTGCGGCGAGCACGGCGGCGATCCTGACTCGATCGAATTCTGCCACGAGGTGGGACTCGACTATGTCTCCTGCTCTCCGTACAGGGTACCAATCGCCCGTCTCGCAGCAGCACAAGCCGCGGTGCGTGCGGCTAGCGCTGCGGCAGAAAAGACTTCGCCCGGGAAGACACGCAGTAAGTCGTCCCGCAAGCGTTAG
- a CDS encoding acetate--CoA ligase family protein: MKQQLDYIFRPGSVAVIGATSRKGAIGRETFHNIFRAEFTGKVFPVNPGATVIHSVKSYSTVLDVPDSVDLAIVIVPKEVVAEVVQQCGEKGVRGLVVLSAGFSEVGPEGKARELEVLGIAQQYGMRMIGPNCFGVVNTDPDISLNATFGKTFPKEGNVGFITQSGAMGEAIMSQAKELGIGFSVVASIGNKADISSNDILEYLKDDPRTDVIVMYLENFGNPRNFTRIATEVSRLKPIVAVKSGRTKLGAKAASSHTGALAGMDVTVDALFEQTGIMRVNTMEQLFDVAAALSSQPIPKSNRVVVVTNAGGPGILATDALINNGMQMPPLAPTTVRKLKTFSSTAASFSNPMDMVGDARGPEFKKTLDLIKLDRRYDTIIPIFVPPVTVDQLDVARNIHAALADTDKTVLACFMGAGEEPVGMNYLKSQGIPVYIFPEAAAEALATIYGYRQWLSRPRGKTKTYKVDTDRVRRIVERTVQGRDGVIAGDDAIRILSAYGIPAAGYNYAFSAREAVQAAKKTGYPVVMKIASPPVLHKTEVGGVMVDLRSDKEVREAYQELQRRIGKLKKDEKFSVAVQQMLTGGVETVIGMMSDPSFGPLLMFGLGGIYVEVMKDVAFRISPLTDVGAREMIKSLRSYPLLTGFRGAPPVDLEVIQETLLRLSQLVRDFDCFSEIDINPFIVSPDRKNCKAVDARFICRYEPA; encoded by the coding sequence ATGAAGCAACAGTTAGACTATATCTTTCGGCCTGGTTCGGTTGCGGTCATCGGGGCTACAAGCCGTAAAGGTGCCATAGGTCGTGAAACGTTTCACAATATCTTCAGGGCTGAGTTTACCGGCAAGGTCTTTCCCGTCAATCCCGGGGCAACTGTTATCCACTCGGTGAAGTCGTATTCAACTGTTCTTGACGTACCTGACTCCGTTGATCTTGCTATCGTCATTGTGCCGAAAGAGGTGGTGGCGGAGGTCGTGCAGCAGTGCGGGGAGAAGGGCGTGCGTGGGTTGGTGGTGCTCTCCGCGGGCTTTTCGGAGGTCGGCCCGGAAGGCAAAGCGCGCGAACTCGAGGTCCTTGGCATTGCGCAGCAATACGGCATGCGCATGATCGGGCCGAACTGTTTCGGCGTTGTCAATACGGATCCGGATATCAGCCTCAACGCTACGTTCGGCAAGACCTTCCCCAAGGAGGGCAACGTCGGTTTTATCACCCAATCAGGGGCCATGGGCGAGGCGATTATGAGCCAGGCCAAGGAGTTGGGTATCGGGTTTTCGGTTGTGGCCTCGATCGGCAACAAGGCCGACATCTCTTCAAACGATATTCTTGAGTACCTCAAGGATGATCCCCGGACCGACGTTATCGTGATGTACCTCGAGAACTTCGGTAACCCCCGGAATTTCACGCGCATCGCCACCGAGGTCTCGCGGCTTAAGCCGATTGTGGCGGTGAAATCGGGTCGGACCAAGCTCGGCGCCAAGGCGGCGTCCTCGCATACAGGCGCCCTGGCCGGGATGGACGTCACGGTTGACGCCCTCTTCGAGCAGACCGGAATCATGCGCGTTAACACCATGGAGCAGTTGTTTGACGTGGCCGCCGCGCTGTCTTCGCAGCCGATCCCGAAGAGCAACCGGGTGGTCGTGGTCACCAACGCCGGCGGCCCCGGTATACTGGCGACCGATGCACTGATCAACAACGGAATGCAAATGCCCCCTCTGGCGCCGACGACCGTCAGGAAGCTGAAAACATTCAGTTCCACGGCGGCGTCGTTTTCAAATCCCATGGATATGGTCGGTGACGCCAGGGGCCCTGAGTTCAAGAAAACGCTTGACTTGATAAAGCTGGACAGGCGCTACGATACCATCATACCGATTTTCGTCCCGCCCGTGACCGTAGATCAGCTTGACGTGGCCAGAAACATTCACGCGGCTCTCGCCGACACGGACAAGACGGTGCTCGCCTGCTTCATGGGCGCCGGCGAGGAACCGGTCGGCATGAATTACCTCAAATCGCAGGGAATCCCCGTGTATATATTCCCCGAGGCGGCGGCCGAGGCGCTGGCCACCATCTACGGGTATCGTCAGTGGCTGAGCCGGCCCCGGGGCAAGACGAAGACGTACAAAGTCGATACCGATCGCGTCCGGCGCATTGTCGAACGGACCGTCCAGGGGCGTGACGGTGTTATTGCCGGCGACGATGCCATCAGAATCCTGTCCGCCTACGGCATTCCCGCCGCCGGGTACAATTACGCCTTCAGCGCCCGGGAAGCCGTCCAGGCAGCGAAGAAAACCGGGTATCCGGTGGTGATGAAGATTGCCTCGCCCCCGGTCCTTCACAAGACCGAGGTGGGCGGGGTAATGGTTGACCTGCGGTCTGATAAGGAAGTTCGTGAGGCCTACCAGGAGCTTCAGCGGCGTATCGGCAAGCTGAAGAAAGATGAGAAGTTCTCCGTCGCCGTTCAGCAGATGCTCACCGGCGGCGTGGAGACTGTCATCGGTATGATGTCCGATCCCTCGTTCGGGCCGCTGCTCATGTTCGGTCTCGGGGGGATCTACGTTGAGGTCATGAAGGACGTGGCTTTCCGCATCAGCCCGCTGACCGACGTAGGGGCGCGGGAGATGATCAAGTCACTTCGCTCGTACCCGCTCCTGACCGGCTTTCGCGGGGCGCCGCCCGTTGATCTCGAGGTCATCCAGGAGACGCTGCTCCGCCTGTCCCAACTGGTCCGGGATTTTGACTGCTTTTCGGAAATAGACATCAACCCGTTCATTGTCTCACCCGATCGAAAGAACTGCAAGGCGGTTGACGCGCGCTTTATCTGCAGGTACGAACCGGCCTAA
- a CDS encoding DUF3566 domain-containing protein, with amino-acid sequence MRYELKTIGIWPLVKVSFFLNLVLGFLYGLVNAFIMSMILAIAPSLPFASGLEFDPAEISLAFLFLLFPIFCALGGAVFLTLFCAVVALIYNAVARLLGGYEFDLAAVTEMVGVRSVPRPPMAPGPAAGPYVPPPYTPPPPSGDYPRTREPGDNPPGTDSH; translated from the coding sequence ATGCGCTACGAACTGAAAACCATCGGGATCTGGCCGCTGGTCAAGGTCTCGTTTTTCTTGAACCTGGTGCTCGGGTTCCTCTATGGCCTGGTGAATGCCTTCATCATGAGCATGATTCTGGCTATCGCGCCGAGTCTGCCGTTTGCGTCCGGTCTGGAATTCGATCCGGCCGAAATCTCTCTGGCTTTCCTTTTCCTTCTCTTCCCGATTTTCTGTGCCCTGGGCGGGGCTGTCTTCCTGACCCTTTTCTGCGCGGTCGTGGCGCTGATTTACAACGCCGTTGCCCGGTTGCTGGGAGGCTACGAGTTTGACCTAGCGGCAGTGACCGAGATGGTCGGTGTTCGGTCGGTCCCCCGGCCACCCATGGCTCCGGGCCCGGCAGCCGGTCCATACGTGCCGCCGCCCTATACACCGCCGCCCCCCTCCGGCGATTACCCGAGGACCCGCGAACCGGGGGACAATCCTCCCGGGACAGACAGTCACTGA
- the gltX gene encoding glutamate--tRNA ligase — translation MSHASVRVRIAPSPTGYLHVGTARMAIFNYLFARHYGGRFLVRIEDTDPERSRAELIDPILSALQWLGISWDEEIVYQSARLDHYRQFARRLLESGHAYPCFCSPELLAEMRQQARADKRPTQYDRRCLRLPADEVKKALADAGRPCAIRIRIPDGQTAYTDMISGELSRENTEIEDFIIARSDGSATYNLAVVIDDHDMGITHVVRGNDHITNTFKQIHIYRALGWEVPAFGHVPLILRPDKRKVSKRLGDKDVSEYRREGVLPEPLFNYLSLLGWSPKTDREIYTRSELIEIFDENNANRSNAVFDEEKLLAFNFEYMQRMTEHELATLVAPLLVEAGVTTRYWLETRWDYLREVVRLFKPRVRRLTDFAVLGGYFFSFDYRYDAAAEEKHFSAEAGRLLSDLADCLEALPEFTVESTEQAVGATAEEKGIKRARLIHAVRLAVSGTPAGPGLFEMLASLGRPVVLERLRKGAAYIRRKYGQ, via the coding sequence ATGTCACACGCAAGTGTAAGAGTCCGCATCGCGCCCTCCCCGACCGGGTACCTGCACGTCGGTACGGCCCGCATGGCCATTTTCAATTACCTGTTCGCCCGGCACTACGGCGGCCGGTTTCTGGTGCGCATCGAAGACACCGATCCTGAACGGTCCAGGGCGGAGCTTATCGATCCCATTCTGTCAGCCCTGCAGTGGCTCGGCATTTCCTGGGACGAGGAGATTGTCTACCAGTCCGCAAGGCTCGATCACTACCGTCAGTTCGCCCGCCGGTTGCTTGAGAGCGGCCATGCGTATCCGTGCTTCTGTTCTCCCGAGCTTCTGGCCGAGATGCGGCAGCAGGCGCGTGCCGACAAGCGACCGACCCAGTATGATCGTCGCTGCCTGAGGCTGCCTGCCGATGAGGTGAAAAAGGCACTGGCCGACGCCGGCAGGCCCTGCGCCATCCGTATAAGAATCCCTGACGGTCAGACTGCGTACACTGACATGATTTCGGGCGAGCTTTCGCGCGAAAACACGGAAATCGAGGATTTCATAATCGCTCGTTCCGACGGGTCGGCAACGTACAACCTGGCCGTCGTGATCGACGACCACGACATGGGTATAACCCACGTGGTACGCGGTAACGATCACATCACAAACACCTTCAAACAGATTCATATCTACCGGGCGCTGGGCTGGGAGGTGCCGGCCTTCGGCCATGTCCCGCTGATTCTCCGCCCCGATAAAAGAAAAGTCTCAAAGCGGCTGGGCGACAAGGACGTTAGTGAATATCGCCGGGAAGGGGTCCTTCCCGAACCGCTGTTCAACTATTTAAGTCTGCTCGGCTGGTCCCCCAAGACCGATCGCGAAATCTACACGCGGTCGGAACTGATCGAAATTTTCGACGAGAACAATGCCAACCGGTCCAACGCCGTTTTTGACGAAGAAAAGCTGCTCGCGTTCAACTTCGAGTACATGCAGCGTATGACCGAGCACGAACTCGCGACCCTCGTCGCGCCGCTGCTGGTTGAGGCCGGAGTGACGACCAGGTACTGGCTGGAGACGCGGTGGGATTACCTCCGGGAGGTGGTCCGGTTGTTCAAGCCGCGGGTTCGCCGCCTGACCGATTTCGCCGTCCTGGGCGGCTATTTCTTCAGCTTTGACTACCGGTACGATGCTGCCGCCGAAGAAAAGCACTTTTCCGCCGAGGCGGGCCGTCTGCTGTCTGATCTGGCGGACTGTCTCGAAGCTCTGCCGGAGTTTACAGTTGAGTCGACCGAACAGGCGGTCGGGGCGACAGCCGAGGAAAAGGGGATCAAGCGGGCCAGGCTGATTCATGCCGTTCGACTTGCAGTCTCCGGCACGCCCGCCGGGCCGGGTCTGTTTGAGATGCTCGCCTCCCTCGGCCGCCCGGTGGTCCTGGAGAGACTTAGGAAGGGGGCCGCCTATATCAGGCGGAAGTACGGGCAGTAA